In Anser cygnoides isolate HZ-2024a breed goose chromosome 16, Taihu_goose_T2T_genome, whole genome shotgun sequence, one genomic interval encodes:
- the COMMD7 gene encoding COMM domain-containing protein 7 produces the protein MGLLNFTRDPVPEAVSGDMHNLNQLSAEQFSALTEVLFRFLTEPKEVERFLTQLSDFATMNKISLGPLKNIVKSILLVPNGALKRNLSSEQVRADFIALGLSEEKATYFAEQWKLNSPTLTRLAVGQTLMINQLIDMEWKFGVTAGSSELEKVGSIFLQLKLVIKKGTQMENVYIELTLPQFYSFLHEMERVKTSLESFS, from the exons ATGGGGCTGCTCAACTTCACCCGCGACCCGGTGCCGGAGGCGGTGAGCGGCGACATGCACAACCTCAACCAGCTCAGCGCCGAG CAATTCTCAGCGCTGACCGAAGTGCTTTTCCGGTTTCTAACAGAGCCCAAAGAG GTAGAAAGGTTTCTGACTCAGCTCTCAGACTTTGCCACCATGAATAAAATCAGCTTGGGCCCCCTGAAAAACATTGTCAAAAGTATTCTTCTGGTACCTAATG GTGCCCTGAAGAGAAATCTGTCTTCCGAACAAGTCAGAGCAGATTTTATTGCGCTAG GCCTCAGTGAAGAGAAAGCCACTTATTTTGCAGAACAG TGGAAGCTGAATTCCCCCACCCTAACACGCCTGGCTGTTGGTCAGACGCTGATGATTAACCAGCTGATAGATATGGAGTGGAAGTTTGGAG TTACTGCTGGGAGCAGTGAACTGGAAAAAGTGGGAAGTATCTTCTTACAG cTGAAGCTGGTGATTAAAAAAGGAACCCAAATGGAAAACGTATATATAG agttAACTTTGCCCCAGTTCTACAGTTTTCTGCATGAAATGGAACGGGTCAAAACCAGTCTGGAGAGTTTCAGCTGA